One window of the Runella slithyformis DSM 19594 genome contains the following:
- a CDS encoding NuoI/complex I 23 kDa subunit family protein — protein sequence MQLTNRSKQVSNKQMTFAERIYLPAIATGLGITIKHFFQKKVTIQYPEVKQFLGPVFRGRHVLKRDEQGRERCTACGLCAVACPAEAISMVAAEREKGEETLYREEKYAAVYEINMLRCIFCGLCEEACPKQAIYLRHDEFVPVFTERDQVIWGKDMLAEDMNNRYLRKAWTKEEAHEQDLKGLEAQPRTQL from the coding sequence ATGCAATTAACAAATCGTTCTAAGCAAGTCAGTAATAAGCAAATGACCTTTGCCGAGCGGATTTATCTGCCCGCAATCGCTACCGGACTGGGGATTACGATTAAGCATTTTTTCCAAAAGAAAGTAACCATTCAATACCCTGAAGTCAAGCAATTTCTGGGCCCCGTATTTCGTGGACGGCACGTACTCAAGCGCGACGAACAGGGCCGCGAGCGCTGTACAGCCTGCGGTCTGTGTGCCGTGGCCTGTCCTGCGGAAGCCATATCCATGGTAGCCGCTGAACGGGAAAAAGGCGAAGAGACCCTATACCGCGAAGAGAAATATGCCGCCGTCTATGAAATCAATATGCTGCGCTGTATCTTCTGCGGTCTGTGTGAAGAAGCCTGCCCCAAACAGGCGATCTACCTGCGTCATGATGAGTTTGTCCCGGTATTCACCGAGCGTGACCAAGTGATCTGGGGAAAAGATATGTTGGCCGAAGACATGAATAACCGCTATCTGCGCAAAGCATGGACCAAAGAAGAAGCCCACGAGCAGGATCTGAAAGGCTTGGAGGCTCAACCCAGAACCCAATTATAA